A region from the Dermacentor andersoni chromosome 11, qqDerAnde1_hic_scaffold, whole genome shotgun sequence genome encodes:
- the LOC129381687 gene encoding uncharacterized protein isoform X2: MTQASRTGDRMNITAVMPAEGTQGVRKDDGADIPSTEELEQRPSPLWRDLVASCQRVAVWLVSMGVVPRHVCLVPDGHRRYSRATDTDLRRVYAAGADKYIKLSEWCFRAGVDVVSAFMFSVRNLSRNQFEVTSALDQANRGLVEIMDNVDVYRAMGMQVCTCGDLELLPEGLRSSLARAEIATSNMRENCLKKQISCAAYNTTHQMSRMALHLAKAVKEGVIRSEDLTGEFLDEYLAVTETPEADLLLRSAGDKRFSDFQVLQCNYAYFHLDAKQWPAMGFLDWARAMIHFQLRWPAIRAIKERHRLMASYGSGRSDPKQVIRQRTFLRHVNAANILNMERLAGLRKDLLCQ; this comes from the exons ATGACGCAGGCATCGCGGACAGGAGACCGGATGAACATTACAGCAG TGATGCCCGCCGAAGGGACGCAGGGCGTCAGGAAGGACGACGGAGCCGATATTCCGTCAACCGAAGAACTGGAGCAGCGGCCGAGTCCGCTGTGGCGCGACCTCGTCGCCAGCTGCCAGAGAGTGGCCGTATGGCTCGTGTCGATGGGGGTGGTGCCGCGTCACGTCTGCCTGGTGCCGGACGGTCACCGACGCTACTCGAGGGCCACCGACACCGACCTGCGCCGGGTGTACGCGGCCGGAGCGGATAAGTACATCAAG ctGTCAGAATGGTGTTTTCGTGCCGGAGTGGATGTGGTAAGCGCCTTCATGTTCAGTGTGCGCAACTTAAGCCGTAACCAGTTCGAGGTGACCTCTGCTCTGGACCAGGCGAATCGGGGGCTGGTCGAGATTATGGACAACGT GGACGTCTACCGTGCCATGGGAATGCAGGTTTGCACCTGCGGCGACCTCGAGCTGCTGCCCGAAGGGTTGCGCTCCAGTCTGGCGCGTGCTGAGATTGCCACTTCCAACATGCGCGAAAACTG CCTAAAGAAGCAAATATCCTGCGCCGCGTACAACACCACGCACCAGATGTCTAGGATGGCTCTGCATCTGGCCAAGGCGGTCAAGGAAGGCGTCATCCGGTCAGA GGACCTGACCGGCGAGTTCCTGGACGAGTACCTGGCGGTGACCGAGACTCCCGAGGCCGACCTGCTGCTGCGGTCCGCGGGCGACAAGCGGTTCAGCGACTTCCAGGTGCTGCAGTGCAACTACGCCTACTTCCACCTGGACGCCAAGCAGTGGCCCGCTATGGGATTCCTCGACTGGGCGCGAGCCATGATCCACTTCCAGCTCCGCTGGCCGGCCATACGG GCCATCAAGGAGAGGCACCGTCTAATGGCTTCCTACGGCAGCGGCAGATCAGATCCCAAGCAAGTGATTCGGCAGCGAACGTTCTTACGGCACGTCAACGCTGCTAACATCCTCAACATGGAACGGCTCGCTGGACTCCGGAAAGATTTGCTTTGTCAATAA
- the LOC129381687 gene encoding uncharacterized protein isoform X1: MTQASRTGDRMNITAGTVMPAEGTQGVRKDDGADIPSTEELEQRPSPLWRDLVASCQRVAVWLVSMGVVPRHVCLVPDGHRRYSRATDTDLRRVYAAGADKYIKLSEWCFRAGVDVVSAFMFSVRNLSRNQFEVTSALDQANRGLVEIMDNVDVYRAMGMQVCTCGDLELLPEGLRSSLARAEIATSNMRENCLKKQISCAAYNTTHQMSRMALHLAKAVKEGVIRSEDLTGEFLDEYLAVTETPEADLLLRSAGDKRFSDFQVLQCNYAYFHLDAKQWPAMGFLDWARAMIHFQLRWPAIRAIKERHRLMASYGSGRSDPKQVIRQRTFLRHVNAANILNMERLAGLRKDLLCQ; encoded by the exons ATGACGCAGGCATCGCGGACAGGAGACCGGATGAACATTACAGCAGGTACGG TGATGCCCGCCGAAGGGACGCAGGGCGTCAGGAAGGACGACGGAGCCGATATTCCGTCAACCGAAGAACTGGAGCAGCGGCCGAGTCCGCTGTGGCGCGACCTCGTCGCCAGCTGCCAGAGAGTGGCCGTATGGCTCGTGTCGATGGGGGTGGTGCCGCGTCACGTCTGCCTGGTGCCGGACGGTCACCGACGCTACTCGAGGGCCACCGACACCGACCTGCGCCGGGTGTACGCGGCCGGAGCGGATAAGTACATCAAG ctGTCAGAATGGTGTTTTCGTGCCGGAGTGGATGTGGTAAGCGCCTTCATGTTCAGTGTGCGCAACTTAAGCCGTAACCAGTTCGAGGTGACCTCTGCTCTGGACCAGGCGAATCGGGGGCTGGTCGAGATTATGGACAACGT GGACGTCTACCGTGCCATGGGAATGCAGGTTTGCACCTGCGGCGACCTCGAGCTGCTGCCCGAAGGGTTGCGCTCCAGTCTGGCGCGTGCTGAGATTGCCACTTCCAACATGCGCGAAAACTG CCTAAAGAAGCAAATATCCTGCGCCGCGTACAACACCACGCACCAGATGTCTAGGATGGCTCTGCATCTGGCCAAGGCGGTCAAGGAAGGCGTCATCCGGTCAGA GGACCTGACCGGCGAGTTCCTGGACGAGTACCTGGCGGTGACCGAGACTCCCGAGGCCGACCTGCTGCTGCGGTCCGCGGGCGACAAGCGGTTCAGCGACTTCCAGGTGCTGCAGTGCAACTACGCCTACTTCCACCTGGACGCCAAGCAGTGGCCCGCTATGGGATTCCTCGACTGGGCGCGAGCCATGATCCACTTCCAGCTCCGCTGGCCGGCCATACGG GCCATCAAGGAGAGGCACCGTCTAATGGCTTCCTACGGCAGCGGCAGATCAGATCCCAAGCAAGTGATTCGGCAGCGAACGTTCTTACGGCACGTCAACGCTGCTAACATCCTCAACATGGAACGGCTCGCTGGACTCCGGAAAGATTTGCTTTGTCAATAA
- the LOC126518384 gene encoding uncharacterized protein — MIDAYSYANLFHDCRRFARVLWRQVEVVNGVSILLNRGECFGLIGVNGSGKSALLEILVGLQVPTGGGAYTAALSLGGDLRAWQQGIGYAPDGLSEESLPCLTVGELLETVARLRGVVWRRQALLGVLALTGRLREDQMINKCSHAEMKMLLLAAAAIGVPPVLLVDEPYSDVEPLYRNEIIRMLQLLKGSQAVSIIMTSHRMSHCEVLCDRVAVMEDGKIEALGDAIQMNQKYGRSYMVTLRLPQEKRFDYYFQRCLIDLMQDEFHQCTFWHNYKGMMSFSIGKTYTSWSELFTKMVAIKSDQGLPEFSLSDMTLEHIFVGLARRQILITGVRPHNYLSGVPSRVETVRR, encoded by the exons ATGATTGATGCCTATTCGTACGCCAATCTGTTTCACGACTGCCGTCGCTTCGCTCGCGTCCTCTGGCGGCAGGTGGAAGTCGTGAACGGCGTCAGCATCCTCCTGAACCGCGGCGAGTGCTTCGGCCTCATCGGCGTCAACGGCTCCGGCAAGAGCGCGCTCCTGGAGATCCTGGTCGGCCTCCAGGTCCCCACGGGAGGCGGCGCGTACACGGCCGCGCTGTCGCTGGGCGGGGACCTGCGCGCCTGGCAGCAGGGCATAGGCTACGCGCCGGACGGCCTCTCCGAGGAGAGCTTGCCGTGCCTCACCGTGGGCGAGCTGCTGGAAACCGTGGCCAGGCTGCGAGGAGTCGTCTGGAGGCGCCAGGCGCTGCTCGGCGTCCTGGCGCTCACCGGGAGGCTCCGGGAGGACCAGATGATCAACAAGTGCAG TCACGCCGAGATGAAGATGCTGCTGCTCGCGGCAGCAGCCATCGGCGTCCCTCCCGTGTTGCTGGTGGACGAGCCGTACTCGGACGTGGAGCCGCTCTACCGCAACGAGATCATCCGCATGCTGCAGCTGCTCAAGGGTAGCCAGGCCGTGTCCATCATCATGACCTCGCACCG CATGTCGCACTGCGAGGTTCTGTGCGACCGGGTGGCCGTCATGGAGGACGGCAAGATCGAGGCGCTGGGCGACGCGATCCAGATGAACCAGAAGTACGGGCGCAGCTACATGGTCACGCTGCGGCTGCCGCAGGAGAAGCGCTTCGACTACTACTTCCAGCGCTGCCTCATCGACCTGATGCAGGACGAGTTCCACCAGTGCACCTTCTGGCACAACTACAAG GGCATGATGAGCTTCAGCATCGGAAAGACGTACACCAGCTGGAGCGAGCTGTTCACCAAGATGGTGGCCATCAAGAGCGACCAGGGGCTTCCCGAGTTCTCGCTGAGCGACATGACCCTCGAGCACATCTTCGTGGGCCTCGCTCGGCGCCAGATACTCATCACGGGCGTCCGGCCGCACAACTACCTCAGCGGCGTGCCCTCGCGCGTGGAGACAGTGCGCCGCTAA